From a single Collibacillus ludicampi genomic region:
- a CDS encoding HipA family kinase encodes MPYKIVKKGESTILKKNIYPVKFIRTLEGGIAHLFLCNNDLRYVIKFKNDRHGTKELVNEYIANHLARLLYLPVVPYKRMYLKRNRIQSINEKLKKRFKPGNQYASLFIENCTGLPYPLPSFEKIENPHALAGMIVFDHWIDNPSRDYKNILFESLPKGRYHIHMIDHGSSFPGGYDWTAEKLKYGRGHVHDTVVYQWAMTFLKDRQLTSFIRRITSLSDQAIVKVIHSLPNDWNVSREEKDAFVAFLSKQKKLLPDLVSKFIRQYR; translated from the coding sequence GTGCCATACAAGATCGTTAAGAAAGGAGAGAGTACGATCTTAAAAAAGAACATCTATCCGGTTAAATTCATTCGAACATTGGAAGGAGGTATTGCTCATCTCTTTCTTTGCAATAACGATTTAAGATATGTAATTAAGTTCAAAAATGATCGACATGGAACCAAAGAACTGGTCAACGAGTACATTGCGAATCATTTGGCTCGACTACTTTACCTCCCAGTGGTTCCCTATAAGCGTATGTATTTAAAAAGGAATAGGATACAGTCAATCAATGAAAAGCTTAAAAAGAGATTCAAACCTGGCAATCAATATGCCAGTTTATTTATTGAAAATTGTACGGGACTCCCATACCCACTTCCCTCCTTCGAGAAAATCGAAAATCCCCATGCTCTTGCAGGAATGATTGTATTCGACCATTGGATCGATAATCCTAGCAGAGACTATAAAAATATACTTTTTGAATCTCTTCCCAAAGGACGTTATCATATCCATATGATCGATCATGGTTCTTCTTTTCCGGGAGGATATGATTGGACCGCAGAAAAACTGAAATATGGCCGGGGACATGTACACGATACGGTTGTATATCAGTGGGCTATGACATTTTTGAAGGATAGGCAACTGACTTCATTTATCAGAAGGATCACATCCTTATCGGATCAGGCAATAGTCAAAGTGATCCATTCGCTCCCGAACGATTGGAACGTTTCTCGAGAAGAGAAAGACGCTTTTGTCGCCTTTCTTTCAAAACAGAAAAAGTTATTACCTGATCTCGTATCAAAGTTCATCCGGCAATATCGGTAA
- a CDS encoding GNAT family N-acetyltransferase, with product MIKKLTEADHQAVIQYLSKDSEMNLFIISDLESFGYHSDFQDIWADLDEDRKIRSVLLRYYHTYIPYARGDFDVTPYVEIIMKDDRFELLQGKADVTEKFEVIPSVRHAQKRTAYYAKLSALTKADAHSGALSQVKRATLDDVDRIFELRSQIATFIPSKSSRHSLWKSMEKGVSRTFYIEDEKGQMISAASTAAENSMSAMIVGVCTLPEHRRKGLASLCMTVLCQELVNEKRTPCLFYDNPSAGKIYKRLGFHDFGLWNMYRVM from the coding sequence ATGATCAAGAAGTTGACCGAAGCCGATCATCAGGCTGTAATTCAATATTTGTCAAAAGACTCGGAGATGAACCTCTTCATCATCAGTGATCTGGAATCGTTCGGATACCATTCGGATTTTCAAGACATTTGGGCGGATCTCGACGAAGACAGGAAGATACGCTCCGTATTACTTCGTTATTATCATACATATATTCCGTATGCACGCGGAGACTTTGATGTCACCCCCTATGTGGAGATCATCATGAAGGATGACCGGTTTGAACTGCTTCAGGGAAAAGCGGATGTTACAGAAAAGTTTGAAGTGATTCCTTCTGTGCGACATGCACAGAAACGTACGGCCTATTATGCCAAGTTGTCAGCTCTTACAAAGGCGGACGCACACTCTGGTGCTTTGTCTCAAGTAAAACGGGCAACTCTGGATGATGTGGATCGTATTTTCGAGTTGCGAAGTCAGATCGCTACGTTCATACCAAGCAAAAGCAGCCGTCATAGTTTATGGAAATCAATGGAGAAAGGAGTTTCCCGTACGTTTTATATAGAAGATGAAAAGGGTCAAATGATCTCCGCGGCATCCACAGCGGCGGAAAATTCAATGTCCGCAATGATTGTAGGGGTATGTACATTACCGGAGCATCGCCGGAAAGGACTGGCCTCTCTCTGTATGACCGTATTATGCCAAGAGTTAGTGAATGAGAAGAGAACTCCCTGCTTGTTCTACGATAATCCAAGTGCCGGCAAGATCTACAAACGTTTGGGCTTTCATGACTTCGGTTTATGGAACATGTACCGGGTTATGTGA